A window of Rhinolophus ferrumequinum isolate MPI-CBG mRhiFer1 chromosome X, mRhiFer1_v1.p, whole genome shotgun sequence contains these coding sequences:
- the LOC117013942 gene encoding Y-box-binding protein 3-like yields the protein MSEAGEATLMEAANSVSPQATEKDLLSLGGGDFPGALVTSNHSRDEIPEATAAASAQGNVIATRVLGYVQWFNVKKGYGFISRNDTQEDVFVHQTAITRNNPHKYQRSVGDGEMVEFDVVLGKRGTEAANVTGPAGAPVEGSWFAANRPGFCHGYYNPHRVPQPRGLRSTEDNVNKHEGSSRDGLTVAQGQSGRLPSCPPDQGLQCFPPSRRPQAVTERLPGLPAPASGLQDSLQSGSTPTTGPECAPLRRGPCVSYRLSRPRGQGPVPGPKPSLGISEELKALGKESWCNEGVLPQKPLPRYGFWYPNDLCLRLLQLRDAQGQNPEAGAGKIRKGPAEITAFVAKKRSIAKEVDTAVAHAPSAQAE from the coding sequence ATGAGTGAGGCAGGAGAGGCCACCCTCATGGAGGCGGCAAACTCAGTCTCCCCCCAAGCCACGGAGAAAGATCTGTTGTCCTTGGGAGGCGGAGATTTTCCCGGGGCCCTTGTCACCAGCAACCACAGCAGGGATGAGATCCCAGAGGCCACCGCGGCAGCAAGCGCCCAGGGAAATGTCATCGCCACAAGGGTGCTTGGCTATGTCCAGTGGTTCAACGTGAAGAAAGGATACGGTTTCATCAGCAGGAACGATACCCAGGAAGATGTATTCGTGCACCAGACGGCCATCACCCGGAATAACCCTCACAAATACCAACGCAGCGTGGGCGACGGCGAGATGGTGGAGTTCGATGTGGTGCTGGGCAAGCGGGGCACCGAGGCCGCTAATGTGACTGGTCCAGCGGGCGCCCCAGTGGAGGGCAGCTGGTTTGCTGCCAACCGCCCGGGCTTTTGCCATGGCTACTACAACCCCCACCGCGTGCCTCAGCCTCGCGGCCTCAGGAGCACTGAGGACAATGTCAACAAGCACGAAGGCAGCAGCCGCGATGGCCTCACCGTGGCCCAGGGCCAGAGTGGCCGCCTGCCGAGCTGTCCCCCAGACCAAGGGCTGCAGTGTTTCCCGCCCTCCCGCAGACCCCAGGCCGTGACCGAGAGACTGCCCGGGCTCCCAGCTCCAGCCAGCGGCCTGCAGGACTCCCTCCAGTCCGGGTCCACCCCTACCACAGGCCCCGAGTGCGCACCGCTGCGGCGAGGGCCTTGTGTTAGCTACCGGCTGAGTCGCCCTAGAGGCCAAGGCCCTGTTCCTGGTCCTAAACCCTCACTCGGCATCTCCGAAGAGCTGAAAGCACTGGGCAAGGAGAGCTGGTGCAATGAGGGAGTCCTGCCGCAGAAACCCCTGCCACGTTATGGATTCTGGTACCCCAACGACCTATGCCTCCGCCTGCTGCAACTGCGTGATGCCCAGGGCCAGAATCCCGAAGCAGGAGCTGGTAAGATCCGGAAGGGCCCTGCTGAAATAACCGCTTTTGTTGCCAAGAAGAGAAGCATTGCAAAAGAGGTGGATACCGCAGTCGCGCATGCCCCCTCTGCTCAGGCTGAGTAA